A genome region from Microplitis mediator isolate UGA2020A chromosome 4, iyMicMedi2.1, whole genome shotgun sequence includes the following:
- the LOC130666622 gene encoding uncharacterized protein LOC130666622 isoform X3, whose product MTSLILENADLNRLFPKCRPRGGHPPQSGAGSHHQTTGQQPHDRRSSVSTCKKLEPVTTPSSLSSSSSTSVVTGGSGSGFPYIDMIDLEHDNNTDRCRKRATSRRKKSGSLSRRTASIMPGFEAQIQSQSHQQQQQQQILTSHQQHGMMTTTKPVSSSSSSSASGRSEDAPNYGSLGGSDHQGQSQQDDSGPEEGPVYILTSAKGDRSYKLRDSRIIEIAGGREVFSQSRGKVAARKPRFLTSSKSVPNDESTGDKLTVKKNSKSPNRQSVWELRSRCGEARRQRANREITETVFSSEVHSVRRNPTKSIIDYDSPKAARSNRIINYDSVLNSNNVEYSVGKSITDIDCGLPKNCIDYQSNHTTPARSMAIVSDGEVVVFDDIDDNWQGLRLDLGTTNNTTTNSQINTTSYLNSDQDDVQQQQQQQRSSRIPPEPPGSSVGSSPSPTSMYPRNTSDFFKVITPASDCEVNSPSPERNHKVARVIGELPIAQYSGSPRRYGVRENSRLPNILSSPSIYMTPRPGFPQRILPTTPNQKEKETDYLTAKEEPVVEVLVDTTTSPTPEKSNSNLIVTSHSVEEISTSQDLVSQSNESKTQQEEEEEEEEDFLKPSFLSSDNLSSLVAPGGSTFDYLYEFSETRKVLEEFFKCPAPTEEKENNGESFPFQDLDYELRRQGGNSYVGQRLASGLPNTEEVMVHESPKKQRADFPPSIEHENNFLDLSVGTGSSEDLGETEVGLQVGHSRNFTLSPETTDCDSNCGDLDSEMSLMMMDNELLPASGLLGSVGDLGNNSDSLRIYTSMPVLEDGLSSGHASDTDNNNPTVMLMKRQINEIEKEIIQRTRNDMLGTDIDNEKDVSLNVTKDILQTLKATSPDLFIAQKENSYETNELNLDGLDPLGTPPPPAPQGRQSINLEIGGEVEAAIKDIRMALQKTKTLPVKSPSEEPPEPSVSPIWIPSMLDGRRRICTESNSEDSEARRVEDENEVEVEEVVDEEEADTDLETDRLLGQQRTDDQGFYDDKGWRKPKTRTMLPPMSTKVVTPKQTPPKTLSVAPLETLTPPEPLPSTSSSISPPPIVTVIQSPTSEREATSPTTQTSPSPQKISPVKNSPSPTQSLKESNGKAKKEKEGKKKSRNKEVLIEGVLFRARYLGSTQLVCEGQPTKSTRMCQAEEAVSRIKAPDGETQPSAEVDLFISTEKIMVLNTDLKEIMMDHALRTISYIADIGDLVVLMARRRFVPHEMEEAPKINRTPKMICHVFESEEAQFIAQSIGQAFQVAYMEFLKANGIEDHSFVKEMDYQEVLNSQEIFGDELQMFAKKEMQKEVVVPKAKGEILGVVIVESGWGSMLPTVVIANLAPAGAAARCGQLNIGDQIIAINGVSLVGLPLSTCQTYIKNSKNQTVVKLTVVPCAPVVEVKIKRPDTKYQLGFSVQNGVICSLLRGGIAERGGVRVGHRIIEINNQSVVAVPHEKIVNLLATSVGEILMKTMPTSMFRLLTGQESPVYI is encoded by the exons ATGACAAGTCTGATATTAGAGAACGCAGATTTAAACCGACTATTTCCGAAATGCCGGCCTAGGGGCGGCCATCCCCCGCAGTCGGGGGCAGGATCGCATCATCAGACGACGGGCCAGCAGCCGCATGACCGTCGTAGCAGTGTTTCAACGTGTAAGAAGCTGGAGCCGGTCACTACACCGTCGTCGTTGTCCTCGTCGTCGTCGACGAGCGTCGTAACAGGAGGATCAGGAAGTGGGTTTCCTTATATCGACATGATTGACCTGGAGCACGACAACAACACCGACAG GTGTAGAAAACGAGCGACGAGTCGCAGGAAAAAATCAGGTTCGCTGTCCCGTAGGACGGCAAGCATAATGCCGGGATTCGAGGCCCAGATCCAGTCCCAGTCCCAccagcagcaacaacagcagcagatATTGACGTCGCATCAGCAGCACGGAATGATGACAACCACCAAGCCAGTGTCTTCCAGCTCATCGTCCTCAGCATCAGGACGCAGTGAAGATGCGCCGAACTACGGGAGTCTCGGTGGTAGTGATCATCAGGGACAGTCACAGCAGGATGACAGCGGCCCTGAAGAAGGCcctgtttatattttaacttcCGCCAAAGGCGACAGAAGTTACAAGTTACGGGATTCCCG GATTATTGAGATAGCTGGTGGAAGAGAAGTATTCTCACAAAGCAGAGGTAAAGTTGCTGCCAGGAAGCCTCGTTTCCTTACCTCTTCAAAGTCCGTGCCTAATGACGAGTCCACCGGAGACAAGTTGACagtaaagaaaaatagtaaatcACCCAATCGACAGAGTGTCTGGGAATTAAGAAGCAG ATGTGGAGAAGCGAGGCGACAGCGAGCAAATCGTGAAATAACCGAAACAGTATTTTCATCCGAGGTCCATTCAGTTCGTCGTAATCcaacaaaatcaataattgatTATGACTCACCAAAGGCTGCACGTAGTAatcgtattataaattatgattCGGTATTAAATAGCAATAATGTAGAGTATTCGGTGGGGAAAAGTATAACAGACATTGATTGTGGATTACCAAAGAATTGTATTGACTATCAATCAAACCACACGACACCGGCAAGAAGTATGGCTATTGTCAGTGACGGTGAGGTCGTTGTCTTTGATGACATCGATGACAATTGGCAGGGACTTAGATTGGATCTTGGTACAACAAACAATACCACCACAAACTCCCAAATTAATACTACGAGTTATTTGAATTCTGATCAAGATGACgtacagcagcagcagcagcagcaacgtAGCAGTAGAATTCCTCCGGAACCGCCTGGCTCAAGTGTCGGTAGTTCTCCGAGTCCTACGTCAATGTATCCGAGAAATACATCCGACTTTTTCAAG GTGATTACACCCGCGAGTGACTGCGAAGTTAATTCACCATCACCAGAACGAAATCACAAAGTCGCAAGGGTCATTGGAGAATTACCAATAGCTCAATATTCTGGTAGTCCACGTCGTTATGGTGTACGTGAAAATTCACGATTACCAAATATATTGTCATCACCCTCGATATACATGACACCAAGACCTGGATTTCCACAAAGAATTTTACCAACGACGCCAAACCAAAAAGAAAAGGAGACTGATTATTTGACGGCGAAAGAGGAACCTGTTGTTGAAGTGTTAGTTGATACGACGACAAGCCCAACACCTGAGAAAAGCAACAGCAATCTTATAGTAACTTCACACTCGGTTGAAGAAATATCCACATCGCAGGATCTTGTGTCACAATCAAATGAGTCTAAAACACAACAGGAAGAGGAGGAGGAGGAGGAAGAAGATTTTCTCAAGCCGTCTTTTCTCAGTAGTGATAATTTATCGAGTCTCGTTGCACCCGGTGGCAGTACTTTCGACTATTTGTATGAATTTTCTGAGACAAGAAAAGTATTGgaggaatttttcaaatgccCTGCGCCTACTGAGGAAAAGGAAAACAACGGCGAGTCGTTTCCGTTTCAG gATTTGGACTACGAGTTACGACGACAAGGCGGAAACTCATATGTTGGTCAGCGCCTAGCCAGCGGTTTGCCAAATACCGAAGAAGTTATGGTACATGAATCACCAAAGAAACAGCGGGCGGACTTTCCCCCTTCT ATCGAGCATGAGAATAATTTCCTCGATTTATCCGTGGGCACTGGGAGCAGTGAAGATCTCGGTGAAACTGAAGTAGGCCTACAGGTCGGGCATTCACGTAATTTTACCCTCAGTCCGGAAACGACAGACTGCGACAGTAATTGCGGTGATCTTGATAGTGAAATGTCACTAATGATGATGGACAATGAACTATTACCGGCAAGCGGACTTCTCGGGTCTGTTGGTGATCTTGGTAACAATTCAGACTCACTGAGAATATACACGAGCATGCCGGTACTCGAGGACGGTCTGTCGAGTGGTCACGCGAGCGATACTGACAACAATAATCCCACGGTGATGTTAATGAAACGTCAGATAAATGAAATAGAAAAGGAAATAATACAGAGGACGAGAAACGATATGCTCGGCACTGATATTGATAATGAAAAAGACGTCAGCTTAAATGTTACGAAAGACATTCTTCAGACGTTGAAAGCAACCTCGCCGGATTTATTTATAGCGCAGAAAGAAAATTCTTACGAGACGAATGAGTTGAATTTAGACGGGTTAGATCCATTAGGCACTCCACCACCTCCCGCGCCCCAAGGCAGACAAAGTATAAACTTGGAAATCGGCGGTGAAGTTGAGGCAGCAATAAAAGATATACGAATGGCTCTGCAGAAAACAAAAACGTTGCCAGTTAAGTCACCGTCGGAAGAGCCACCCGAGCCGAGCGTCAGTCCCATTTGGATACCCAG TATGTTGGATGGTAGGCGGAGGATCTGCACCGAGAGCAACAGCGAGGACTCAGAAGCGCGCCGAGTCGAGGATGAGAATGAAGTCGAGGTAGAGGAAGTCGTCGACGAGGAGGAAGCCGACACCGACTTGGAGACCGATCGGCTCCTCGGCCAACAGAGAACTGACGACCAGGGGTTCTACGATGACAAG GGGTGGCGGAAGCCTAAAACTAGGACAATGCTACCACCAATGAGTACCAAAGTCGTAACACCAAAGCAAACCCCACCGAAAACATTGAGTGTAGCTCCACTAGAAACGCTAACGCCACCCGAGCCCCTGCCCTCAACGTCGTCATCCATATCCCCGCCTCCTATTGTCACTGTAATACAGTCGCCGACGTCTGAACGTGAGGCGACATCGCCCACTACTCAAACCTCACCGAGTCCCCAGAAGATCTCCCCGGTTAAAAATTCTCCCTCGCCCACTCAAAGCCTCAAGGAGTCCAACGGCAAGGCGAAAAAG gaAAAAGAGGGAAAGAAGAAAAGCCGTAATAAAGAAG TGCTTATTGAGGGTGTACTGTTTCGTGCGCGATATCTCGGATCAACGCAACTTGTTTGCGAGGGCCAACCGACTAAATCCACGAGGATGTGTCAAGCAGAAGAAGCCGTATCTAGGATAAAG gcGCCAGATGGTGAAACCCAACCCAGCGCGGAGGTGGATCTTTTTATATCGacagaaaaaataatggtaTTAAACACAGATCTAAAAGAGATAATGATGGACCATGCACTGAGAACAATATCATATATCGCGGACATCGGTGATCTTGTGGTGCTGATGGCGCGAAGGCGTTTTGTACCTCACGAAATGGAAGAGGCTCCAAAGATAAACAGAACACCAAAGATGATTTGCCACGTATTTGAAAGCGAAGAAGCTCAATTTATAGCCCAGAGTATCGGTCAAGCGTTTCAAGTTGCTTATATGGAGTTTCTCAAAGCCAATGGCATCGAGGACCACAGCTTCGTCAAGGAAATGGACTACCAGGAGGTACTCAACTCCCAGGAGATATTCGGCGATGAGTTGCAGATGTTTGCTAAGAAAGAAATGCAGAAGGAG gtGGTGGTACCAAAGGCTAAAGGGGAAATTCTAGGTGTGGTGATTGTTGAGTCTGGCTGGGGCTCGATGCTACCGACAGTAGTGATAGCAAATCTTGCGCCAGCCGGTGCGGCGGCACGTTGCGGTCAGCTCAACATCGGTGATCAGATAATCGCTATTAATGGAGTATCACTTGTAGGATTACCATTATCAACGTGCCAGacttacattaaaaattctaaaaatcaGACAGTAGTTAAGCTTACGGTTGTGCCATGCGCTCCAGTAGTTGAAGTGAAGATTAAGAGGCCGGATACTAAGTATCAACTAGGATTTAGTGTACAAAATGGTGTAATATGTAGTTTACTGAGGGGTGGAATTGCCGAGAGAGGTGGCGTGCGTGTGGGCCACAGAATAATTGAGATTAACAATCAGAGTGTTGTTGCTGTGCCACATGAGAAAATCGTTAATCTCTTGGCTACGTCTGTTGGGGAG aTACTCATGAAGACGATGCCCACATCTATGTTTAGACTATTGACCGGCCAGGAGTCTCCGGTGTACATATAA
- the LOC130666622 gene encoding uncharacterized protein LOC130666622 isoform X1: MTSLILENADLNRLFPKCRPRGGHPPQSGAGSHHQTTGQQPHDRRSSVSTCKKLEPVTTPSSLSSSSSTSVVTGGSGSGFPYIDMIDLEHDNNTDRCRKRATSRRKKSGSLSRRTASIMPGFEAQIQSQSHQQQQQQQILTSHQQHGMMTTTKPVSSSSSSSASGRSEDAPNYGSLGGSDHQGQSQQDDSGPEEGPVYILTSAKGDRSYKLRDSRIIEIAGGREVFSQSRGKVAARKPRFLTSSKSVPNDESTGDKLTVKKNSKSPNRQSVWELRSRCGEARRQRANREITETVFSSEVHSVRRNPTKSIIDYDSPKAARSNRIINYDSVLNSNNVEYSVGKSITDIDCGLPKNCIDYQSNHTTPARSMAIVSDGEVVVFDDIDDNWQGLRLDLGTTNNTTTNSQINTTSYLNSDQDDVQQQQQQQRSSRIPPEPPGSSVGSSPSPTSMYPRNTSDFFKVITPASDCEVNSPSPERNHKVARVIGELPIAQYSGSPRRYGVRENSRLPNILSSPSIYMTPRPGFPQRILPTTPNQKEKETDYLTAKEEPVVEVLVDTTTSPTPEKSNSNLIVTSHSVEEISTSQDLVSQSNESKTQQEEEEEEEEDFLKPSFLSSDNLSSLVAPGGSTFDYLYEFSETRKVLEEFFKCPAPTEEKENNGESFPFQDLDYELRRQGGNSYVGQRLASGLPNTEEVMVHESPKKQRADFPPSIEHENNFLDLSVGTGSSEDLGETEVGLQVGHSRNFTLSPETTDCDSNCGDLDSEMSLMMMDNELLPASGLLGSVGDLGNNSDSLRIYTSMPVLEDGLSSGHASDTDNNNPTVMLMKRQINEIEKEIIQRTRNDMLGTDIDNEKDVSLNVTKDILQTLKATSPDLFIAQKENSYETNELNLDGLDPLGTPPPPAPQGRQSINLEIGGEVEAAIKDIRMALQKTKTLPVKSPSEEPPEPSVSPIWIPSMLDGRRRICTESNSEDSEARRVEDENEVEVEEVVDEEEADTDLETDRLLGQQRTDDQGFYDDKGWRKPKTRTMLPPMSTKVVTPKQTPPKTLSVAPLETLTPPEPLPSTSSSISPPPIVTVIQSPTSEREATSPTTQTSPSPQKISPVKNSPSPTQSLKESNGKAKKEKEGKKKSRNKEGLLDDPSVLIEGVLFRARYLGSTQLVCEGQPTKSTRMCQAEEAVSRIKAPDGETQPSAEVDLFISTEKIMVLNTDLKEIMMDHALRTISYIADIGDLVVLMARRRFVPHEMEEAPKINRTPKMICHVFESEEAQFIAQSIGQAFQVAYMEFLKANGIEDHSFVKEMDYQEVLNSQEIFGDELQMFAKKEMQKEVVVPKAKGEILGVVIVESGWGSMLPTVVIANLAPAGAAARCGQLNIGDQIIAINGVSLVGLPLSTCQTYIKNSKNQTVVKLTVVPCAPVVEVKIKRPDTKYQLGFSVQNGVICSLLRGGIAERGGVRVGHRIIEINNQSVVAVPHEKIVNLLATSVGEILMKTMPTSMFRLLTGQESPVYI; encoded by the exons ATGACAAGTCTGATATTAGAGAACGCAGATTTAAACCGACTATTTCCGAAATGCCGGCCTAGGGGCGGCCATCCCCCGCAGTCGGGGGCAGGATCGCATCATCAGACGACGGGCCAGCAGCCGCATGACCGTCGTAGCAGTGTTTCAACGTGTAAGAAGCTGGAGCCGGTCACTACACCGTCGTCGTTGTCCTCGTCGTCGTCGACGAGCGTCGTAACAGGAGGATCAGGAAGTGGGTTTCCTTATATCGACATGATTGACCTGGAGCACGACAACAACACCGACAG GTGTAGAAAACGAGCGACGAGTCGCAGGAAAAAATCAGGTTCGCTGTCCCGTAGGACGGCAAGCATAATGCCGGGATTCGAGGCCCAGATCCAGTCCCAGTCCCAccagcagcaacaacagcagcagatATTGACGTCGCATCAGCAGCACGGAATGATGACAACCACCAAGCCAGTGTCTTCCAGCTCATCGTCCTCAGCATCAGGACGCAGTGAAGATGCGCCGAACTACGGGAGTCTCGGTGGTAGTGATCATCAGGGACAGTCACAGCAGGATGACAGCGGCCCTGAAGAAGGCcctgtttatattttaacttcCGCCAAAGGCGACAGAAGTTACAAGTTACGGGATTCCCG GATTATTGAGATAGCTGGTGGAAGAGAAGTATTCTCACAAAGCAGAGGTAAAGTTGCTGCCAGGAAGCCTCGTTTCCTTACCTCTTCAAAGTCCGTGCCTAATGACGAGTCCACCGGAGACAAGTTGACagtaaagaaaaatagtaaatcACCCAATCGACAGAGTGTCTGGGAATTAAGAAGCAG ATGTGGAGAAGCGAGGCGACAGCGAGCAAATCGTGAAATAACCGAAACAGTATTTTCATCCGAGGTCCATTCAGTTCGTCGTAATCcaacaaaatcaataattgatTATGACTCACCAAAGGCTGCACGTAGTAatcgtattataaattatgattCGGTATTAAATAGCAATAATGTAGAGTATTCGGTGGGGAAAAGTATAACAGACATTGATTGTGGATTACCAAAGAATTGTATTGACTATCAATCAAACCACACGACACCGGCAAGAAGTATGGCTATTGTCAGTGACGGTGAGGTCGTTGTCTTTGATGACATCGATGACAATTGGCAGGGACTTAGATTGGATCTTGGTACAACAAACAATACCACCACAAACTCCCAAATTAATACTACGAGTTATTTGAATTCTGATCAAGATGACgtacagcagcagcagcagcagcaacgtAGCAGTAGAATTCCTCCGGAACCGCCTGGCTCAAGTGTCGGTAGTTCTCCGAGTCCTACGTCAATGTATCCGAGAAATACATCCGACTTTTTCAAG GTGATTACACCCGCGAGTGACTGCGAAGTTAATTCACCATCACCAGAACGAAATCACAAAGTCGCAAGGGTCATTGGAGAATTACCAATAGCTCAATATTCTGGTAGTCCACGTCGTTATGGTGTACGTGAAAATTCACGATTACCAAATATATTGTCATCACCCTCGATATACATGACACCAAGACCTGGATTTCCACAAAGAATTTTACCAACGACGCCAAACCAAAAAGAAAAGGAGACTGATTATTTGACGGCGAAAGAGGAACCTGTTGTTGAAGTGTTAGTTGATACGACGACAAGCCCAACACCTGAGAAAAGCAACAGCAATCTTATAGTAACTTCACACTCGGTTGAAGAAATATCCACATCGCAGGATCTTGTGTCACAATCAAATGAGTCTAAAACACAACAGGAAGAGGAGGAGGAGGAGGAAGAAGATTTTCTCAAGCCGTCTTTTCTCAGTAGTGATAATTTATCGAGTCTCGTTGCACCCGGTGGCAGTACTTTCGACTATTTGTATGAATTTTCTGAGACAAGAAAAGTATTGgaggaatttttcaaatgccCTGCGCCTACTGAGGAAAAGGAAAACAACGGCGAGTCGTTTCCGTTTCAG gATTTGGACTACGAGTTACGACGACAAGGCGGAAACTCATATGTTGGTCAGCGCCTAGCCAGCGGTTTGCCAAATACCGAAGAAGTTATGGTACATGAATCACCAAAGAAACAGCGGGCGGACTTTCCCCCTTCT ATCGAGCATGAGAATAATTTCCTCGATTTATCCGTGGGCACTGGGAGCAGTGAAGATCTCGGTGAAACTGAAGTAGGCCTACAGGTCGGGCATTCACGTAATTTTACCCTCAGTCCGGAAACGACAGACTGCGACAGTAATTGCGGTGATCTTGATAGTGAAATGTCACTAATGATGATGGACAATGAACTATTACCGGCAAGCGGACTTCTCGGGTCTGTTGGTGATCTTGGTAACAATTCAGACTCACTGAGAATATACACGAGCATGCCGGTACTCGAGGACGGTCTGTCGAGTGGTCACGCGAGCGATACTGACAACAATAATCCCACGGTGATGTTAATGAAACGTCAGATAAATGAAATAGAAAAGGAAATAATACAGAGGACGAGAAACGATATGCTCGGCACTGATATTGATAATGAAAAAGACGTCAGCTTAAATGTTACGAAAGACATTCTTCAGACGTTGAAAGCAACCTCGCCGGATTTATTTATAGCGCAGAAAGAAAATTCTTACGAGACGAATGAGTTGAATTTAGACGGGTTAGATCCATTAGGCACTCCACCACCTCCCGCGCCCCAAGGCAGACAAAGTATAAACTTGGAAATCGGCGGTGAAGTTGAGGCAGCAATAAAAGATATACGAATGGCTCTGCAGAAAACAAAAACGTTGCCAGTTAAGTCACCGTCGGAAGAGCCACCCGAGCCGAGCGTCAGTCCCATTTGGATACCCAG TATGTTGGATGGTAGGCGGAGGATCTGCACCGAGAGCAACAGCGAGGACTCAGAAGCGCGCCGAGTCGAGGATGAGAATGAAGTCGAGGTAGAGGAAGTCGTCGACGAGGAGGAAGCCGACACCGACTTGGAGACCGATCGGCTCCTCGGCCAACAGAGAACTGACGACCAGGGGTTCTACGATGACAAG GGGTGGCGGAAGCCTAAAACTAGGACAATGCTACCACCAATGAGTACCAAAGTCGTAACACCAAAGCAAACCCCACCGAAAACATTGAGTGTAGCTCCACTAGAAACGCTAACGCCACCCGAGCCCCTGCCCTCAACGTCGTCATCCATATCCCCGCCTCCTATTGTCACTGTAATACAGTCGCCGACGTCTGAACGTGAGGCGACATCGCCCACTACTCAAACCTCACCGAGTCCCCAGAAGATCTCCCCGGTTAAAAATTCTCCCTCGCCCACTCAAAGCCTCAAGGAGTCCAACGGCAAGGCGAAAAAG gaAAAAGAGGGAAAGAAGAAAAGCCGTAATAAAGAAG GATTACTGGATGATCCATCAGTGCTTATTGAGGGTGTACTGTTTCGTGCGCGATATCTCGGATCAACGCAACTTGTTTGCGAGGGCCAACCGACTAAATCCACGAGGATGTGTCAAGCAGAAGAAGCCGTATCTAGGATAAAG gcGCCAGATGGTGAAACCCAACCCAGCGCGGAGGTGGATCTTTTTATATCGacagaaaaaataatggtaTTAAACACAGATCTAAAAGAGATAATGATGGACCATGCACTGAGAACAATATCATATATCGCGGACATCGGTGATCTTGTGGTGCTGATGGCGCGAAGGCGTTTTGTACCTCACGAAATGGAAGAGGCTCCAAAGATAAACAGAACACCAAAGATGATTTGCCACGTATTTGAAAGCGAAGAAGCTCAATTTATAGCCCAGAGTATCGGTCAAGCGTTTCAAGTTGCTTATATGGAGTTTCTCAAAGCCAATGGCATCGAGGACCACAGCTTCGTCAAGGAAATGGACTACCAGGAGGTACTCAACTCCCAGGAGATATTCGGCGATGAGTTGCAGATGTTTGCTAAGAAAGAAATGCAGAAGGAG gtGGTGGTACCAAAGGCTAAAGGGGAAATTCTAGGTGTGGTGATTGTTGAGTCTGGCTGGGGCTCGATGCTACCGACAGTAGTGATAGCAAATCTTGCGCCAGCCGGTGCGGCGGCACGTTGCGGTCAGCTCAACATCGGTGATCAGATAATCGCTATTAATGGAGTATCACTTGTAGGATTACCATTATCAACGTGCCAGacttacattaaaaattctaaaaatcaGACAGTAGTTAAGCTTACGGTTGTGCCATGCGCTCCAGTAGTTGAAGTGAAGATTAAGAGGCCGGATACTAAGTATCAACTAGGATTTAGTGTACAAAATGGTGTAATATGTAGTTTACTGAGGGGTGGAATTGCCGAGAGAGGTGGCGTGCGTGTGGGCCACAGAATAATTGAGATTAACAATCAGAGTGTTGTTGCTGTGCCACATGAGAAAATCGTTAATCTCTTGGCTACGTCTGTTGGGGAG aTACTCATGAAGACGATGCCCACATCTATGTTTAGACTATTGACCGGCCAGGAGTCTCCGGTGTACATATAA